From the Gammaproteobacteria bacterium genome, the window CGTGGTTCATGCCGGTACCCGCGGGCGCCACACACCGATGTCGCGCAGCAGGCCCAGGAACACGAGCCCGCTCGCGATCACGTCCAGCCCCATCAGCACACCCAGCATCCAGGGCGAAGTCCAGGGCCACATGACCAGGATGCAGGCGGCCAGGAGCAGCGTGAGCGCGGCATCCAGCGCCATCCAGCCGCTGCCCTTGCGGCGGCGCATCCAGTACGCACCTGCCAGCAGCAGCACCGCCTCCACCGCGAACATGCCGCCGATGAACAGCGTGAGGGCGCGCAGGTCGTAAGTGGGGCGCAGTATCAGGTAGACGGCGGCGGCCATGTACATCATGCCCACCAGCAGGCGCCACCGGAACAGTGCGTGTCCGCGCGCGTCCCAGGCATGCACCAGGTGCGCAAGGCCGCTGAACAGCACGATCCACACGATCAGGATGCCCATGGCGATCCCCACCGCCAGCGGCAAAAGCGCCGCCACCGCGCCGAGCATGATGAGCACCAGGGCCGCGCCCACCGAGATCCAGGTGGCGTTGACGA encodes:
- a CDS encoding DUF308 domain-containing protein: METSLEKPMRTDNTPIEGIVNATWISVGAALVLIMLGAVAALLPLAVGIAMGILIVWIVLFSGLAHLVHAWDARGHALFRWRLLVGMMYMAAAVYLILRPTYDLRALTLFIGGMFAVEAVLLLAGAYWMRRRKGSGWMALDAALTLLLAACILVMWPWTSPWMLGVLMGLDVIASGLVFLGLLRDIGVWRPRVPA